The genomic DNA CACGGCGGTCTCCCCGAACCGGTGACCGGACGCACCGTTCGGTCCCCGACCCCAGGAGGTATGCGATGTCGCTCAGGAACAACGCCGCTCTCCCGTTGGCCGCGCTCGCCGTGTTGGCGCTCGTTGCCGCACCCGGCCAATCGGTCGCCCAGGACGACGCCATGGCCGAGGACCAGTCCGTCGAGGGCGCGTGGGTGGTCACGAACTGGGAGGGCCCGGAGGAGTCCTACGAGGCCCAACCGGGGATGTTCATCTTCACCGGCACGCACTACGCGATCATGTACGTGAACGCGAGCGAAGCCCGCGGCGGCTACGACGCCGAGGCCGGGATGACCGACGAAGAACGGACCCACGCGTATCAGACCCTCGTGGCGAACGCGGGTCGCTACTCGGTGGAAGGCGACCAACTCACGACGATCGCCTATGTGGCGAAGGACATGAACTACATGGGCGACTTCCCCGGCAACGCGCAGCCCTACACGATCCACTTCGCGGGCGACGTGCTGCACATCTCCTACGGGGAAGACACGTTTCGCGCCGGCTGGACTGCGACGCTGCAGAAGGTGGAAGGGATGTCGATGGAGTGATCTACGGCTGGCGTAGAAGCGGAAAGAGAAAAGGGACGGGGCCGCTACCCCGTCCCTTTCTCGTGCCGAGCGTCGCCGAGAAGGAGCGACGTTGGTCTCGCGCTCAGTCCTCCGTCACCGGCCTGGGCGCCACCACCATCGCCTCGTCCAGAACCACTGTCACGACGGTGCCGGCGTTCAGGTAGGCCTCGTGCTCCTTGGTGGCGAGCGCCACGCCGGTGCCCGCGGCGGCGCCTGCAGCCGCGCCCAGCACCACGTCCTTCGCGTCGCCGCCCACGATCCCGCCGATGACCGCGCCGGCCGCCGCGCCGCCGCCGATCTTCTTGCCCTTGTCGACCATCTCGGAGCGCTTCATGGCGTTCACCACGACCGGCTCCGTGTGGACCTCGAAGGGGGCCCCGTTGATGTCGATGCTGGTCAGGCGAATACCGATCGTCGGCGGGTCCTCGCTGGCCGACGTGACCTCACCCCGCACCGCCGTCCCGACCGGCAGGATGACCTGTCCGTCGGCCGACAGCGGCTCGGCCAGCACGCCCGCGAACGCGCTTCCGGGCGCGTGCGCGTCGGAGCTCAGCCGTTGGCCGATCTCGATCGCGAGGGAAGTTTCTGCCGGAATTACCGTTGATGCTTCAGCGGTGCTGCAGGCCGCCAGGAACGCCGCAATCGCCGCCGTCCCAACGACTTCCGTGATGCTCCTCATGTCCACCTCCATGCCGTGTGCCCCACCCCACGCGGCATGGCCGCAAGTTCTCTGCCGCGGCTACTCGCCGCGCAGCACCCGCGCCGGATCCACGCGGCTGGCCCGAATCGCGGGCGTCAGCGCGGCGACGACCCCCACGGCGAGGAGCGCGCCGGCGCCGGCGGCGAGGCTCGGCGGATCGACCGGCTGCACACCCCACACCAGCCCGGCCGCGGCGCGCGCGGCGAGCGTTGCCAATCCGACCCCCACCGCGACGCCGATCAGCACCTGGACGGACTCGCGGCGCATCACCTCGCGCACGAGGCGGCCGCGGTCGGCGCCCAGCGCCATGCGGATGCCGAACTCGCGTGAGCGCCTGGCGACCTCGTAGGACACGACGCCGTACACGCCGACCGCGCCGATCGCGAGCGCGAGAGCGGCCAGCGCGGCCATGAAGAAGCGCAGCCGGAGGACGTCCGCGATTGAGGCGTCCAGCGCCCGACGCAGCGTCGTCGGCTGCAGCACCACGGCCGTGGCGTCCAACTCTTCCAGCGTGCGGCGCACCGTCTCGAGCAGGGCGGCTGGGTCGCCCGAGGTGCGGAAGGTCAGGACCCCACCGGGCCAAAGAGCTGCCCACTGCTCGTAGGGGCGATAGACGACCCGCGGCGCGGGCGCGCGCACTCCCTCGATGGGCACGTTATCGACTACGCCC from Gemmatimonadota bacterium includes the following:
- a CDS encoding lipocalin-like domain-containing protein, producing the protein MSLRNNAALPLAALAVLALVAAPGQSVAQDDAMAEDQSVEGAWVVTNWEGPEESYEAQPGMFIFTGTHYAIMYVNASEARGGYDAEAGMTDEERTHAYQTLVANAGRYSVEGDQLTTIAYVAKDMNYMGDFPGNAQPYTIHFAGDVLHISYGEDTFRAGWTATLQKVEGMSME